Part of the Luteitalea sp. genome is shown below.
TCCAACTGATGCTCGGGCACGCGAGCATCCAGCAGACGCAGCGCTACCTGAACGTGACCGACGAGGAACTGAGGAGGGGACTGGAGGTGAGGTGGAACAACAAAGGCCGACCGCTTCGACTCGCATCGGGAGCGTGAAGTGCTCAACCGCTACGAGAAAAGCATGTCGGCCTGTGCCGTTGTCACCAATTTGTCACCAACGGGCTTGGTGACCGTGGAAATTTGGTTGCGGGGGCGGGATTTGAACCCGCGACCTTTGGGTTATGAGCCCAACGAGCTACCAGACTGCTCCACCCCGCGTCACGGATCGACCAGCAACGCCTTCGACGCAACCGTCGATCGCGGTGGCCTCTCGGCCACCGCAACGAAATCAGTCTACCACTCGATAACAACCTCGTCAAACGGCACAGGTCATGCCGTCAGACCGCCGGGGCGTTCACAAGGGCGTCGTGCCTCACTGCACCGGCGCCGCACGGCGCTCTCGCTCCTGGTCTGACTCGTCATCGCCACGACCGTCACCACCCCGCTGGCGGGCCCTGGACTGCGCTCGAGCCGATGCTGATGTCGATGGGATGTCCTTCACGATGAACAGGAGCTCGCCAGGCTTGACCAGACCAAGCTCTCGGCGTGCAATAGCCTCGATGGCCGAAGGATCCTCGCGGAGTCGCCGTGCATCCTCTCGCAGCGACCGGTTCTGCTCCTTGAGCGCATCCACGGAGACCTTGAGCTGCTCGTACTGACCACGAACCCGCATCCGCTCGAGGACGCCCTTTTGACCGAAGATCGCATCCGCCGCGAGCACGACCGTGGCAAACACTATGAGGCCGCGAACGAGACGCCGAACGAGCCCGCGGTGACGGGGCGGACTGGAGCTCGACGAACGAGGAGTGGACGAGGCCATGCTGTACGATGCGGACCGTCGAAAGCCGCAACAGGCCGCCGAGACATCACGGCCTGAACGCAACTGGCGACACAGCGCACCAATCGCCGTGCGCCTGGCATGCTGGGCGATACGCGCTCAGGCTGCGGGCTCGTCAGCAGCCTGCTAACAGCTTCGGCACGTTGAAGATACTGGAAATGTGCCCGGCAGGCAATAGTGCGAGCGCTGCCAGCGAGCAGGAAGGAGTCAGTATGGACCATGATGAGGTAGTGATTGTGTTGACGACAATTCCAGATGAGGTCGATCGAGCCGCGTTCGCCGACGCGCTCGTCCGCGATCACCT
Proteins encoded:
- a CDS encoding divalent cation tolerance protein CutA, which gives rise to MRTVESRNRPPRHHGLNATGDTAHQSPCAWHAGRYALRLRARQQPANSFGTLKILEMCPAGNSASAASEQEGVSMDHDEVVIVLTTIPDEVDRAAFADALVRDHLAACVSILPVMESTYRWQGAVEQTRERQVLLKTVRSRLDALQAAVQTHHPYEVPEWLVVSTSGGSDAYTSWLKESVNV